A section of the Pectinophora gossypiella chromosome 11, ilPecGoss1.1, whole genome shotgun sequence genome encodes:
- the LOC126370730 gene encoding clavesin-1-like isoform X1, which translates to MLFMEIAFQAEMDRHEDPESKDEAWLLCGEDPASTRRNVDELRDMIYERGECEPHRMDDAYLMRFLRARRSIPARAHRLMVRYCNFRKQNPYLWRDIDWFGLTKLGNIFEGVLFDRPDVGRLIICRLGLWDPDEHSIEEVLRGALLLLEIGIMQPKLQVLGGTALLDCEGLTMKHMKHLSPTYALHAMNIMGFAFPLHQRGVHVVNCSRIFEALFYVSKRFAPSDDIWKRVHFHGYDLTSLHRYISPDCLPKRYGGSQQEVSLRVWLTKINQYKNKQFDDEMRNLGYAVD; encoded by the exons ATGTTGTTTATGGAGATAGCGTTCCAGGCTGAGATGGACAGACACGAGGACCCGGAGTCCAAGGATGAGGCGTGGCTGCTGTGTGGCGAGGACCCTGCCTCCACCAGGCGGAATGTTGACGAGCTCAGGGATATGATCTATG AGCGCGGTGAGTGTGAGCCGCATCGCATGGATGATGCGTACCTGATGCGGTTCCTGCGCGCGCGGCGGTCTATACCTGCGCGTGCGCATCGATTG ATGGTCCGTTACTGCAACTTCCGGAAACAAAACCCTTACCTGTGGAGAGACATAGACTGGTTCGGCTTGACGAAGCTTGGAAACATCTTTGAAGGCGTGTTGTTTGACCGACCCGACGTCGGTAGACTCATCATATGCAGGCTAG GTCTATGGGACCCAGATGAGCACTCAATAGAAGAAGTTCTTCGAGGCGCCCTACTCCTCCTGGAGATAGGCATCATGCAGCCGAAGCTGCAGGTCCTAGGAGGTACAGCCCTGCTGGATTGCGAGGGGCTCACCATGAAACATATGAAGCACCTGTCGCCTACATACGCTCTGCATGCTATGAACATTATGGGG TTCGCTTTCCCCCTGCACCAGCGCGGCGTGCACGTGGTCAACTGCTCGCGCATATTCGAGGCCCTCTTCTACGTCTCCAAGCGATTCGCGCCCTCCGATGACATCTGGAAGAGAGTTCACTTCCACGGCTATGATCTCACCTCGTTACACAG gtaCATAAGTCCGGATTGTCTCCCGAAGCGTTATGGTGGCAGTCAACAGGAGGTGTCGCTGAGGGTTTGGTTGACAAAGATCAACCAGTACAAGAACAAGCAGTTCGATGACGAAATGAGGAACCTGGGTTATGCTGTTGATTAG
- the LOC126370730 gene encoding clavesin-1-like isoform X2, whose protein sequence is MDDAYLMRFLRARRSIPARAHRLMVRYCNFRKQNPYLWRDIDWFGLTKLGNIFEGVLFDRPDVGRLIICRLGLWDPDEHSIEEVLRGALLLLEIGIMQPKLQVLGGTALLDCEGLTMKHMKHLSPTYALHAMNIMGFAFPLHQRGVHVVNCSRIFEALFYVSKRFAPSDDIWKRVHFHGYDLTSLHRYISPDCLPKRYGGSQQEVSLRVWLTKINQYKNKQFDDEMRNLGYAVD, encoded by the exons ATGGATGATGCGTACCTGATGCGGTTCCTGCGCGCGCGGCGGTCTATACCTGCGCGTGCGCATCGATTG ATGGTCCGTTACTGCAACTTCCGGAAACAAAACCCTTACCTGTGGAGAGACATAGACTGGTTCGGCTTGACGAAGCTTGGAAACATCTTTGAAGGCGTGTTGTTTGACCGACCCGACGTCGGTAGACTCATCATATGCAGGCTAG GTCTATGGGACCCAGATGAGCACTCAATAGAAGAAGTTCTTCGAGGCGCCCTACTCCTCCTGGAGATAGGCATCATGCAGCCGAAGCTGCAGGTCCTAGGAGGTACAGCCCTGCTGGATTGCGAGGGGCTCACCATGAAACATATGAAGCACCTGTCGCCTACATACGCTCTGCATGCTATGAACATTATGGGG TTCGCTTTCCCCCTGCACCAGCGCGGCGTGCACGTGGTCAACTGCTCGCGCATATTCGAGGCCCTCTTCTACGTCTCCAAGCGATTCGCGCCCTCCGATGACATCTGGAAGAGAGTTCACTTCCACGGCTATGATCTCACCTCGTTACACAG gtaCATAAGTCCGGATTGTCTCCCGAAGCGTTATGGTGGCAGTCAACAGGAGGTGTCGCTGAGGGTTTGGTTGACAAAGATCAACCAGTACAAGAACAAGCAGTTCGATGACGAAATGAGGAACCTGGGTTATGCTGTTGATTAG